One window of the Trifolium pratense cultivar HEN17-A07 linkage group LG2, ARS_RC_1.1, whole genome shotgun sequence genome contains the following:
- the LOC123911168 gene encoding bidirectional sugar transporter SWEET7-like — protein MSTAEIARTVVGIIGNVIAGCMFLSPLPTFVGICKKGSVEQFSAVPYLATLMNCMVWTLYGLPMVHPHSTLVVTINGAGCVVEIIYLTLFLIYSDRKKRLKVFLGLLLELIFISLLSFVSLTMIHTVNKRSAVVGTICMLFNIGMYASPLSIMKMVIKTKSIEFMPFFLSLASFGNGVSWTIYALIPFDPFIAIPNGIGTMFAVVQLILYATYYKSTKEQIAARKNSKGEMNLSELVVVGISNGTATVQDNPNISKITTAPPIAK, from the exons ATGAGTACTGCAGAAATTGCTCGAACAGTAGTCGGTATCATAG GAAATGTCATCGCTGGATGCATGTTCTTGTCCCCATT GCCAACATTTGTTGGAATATGCAAAAAAGGATCAGTGGAACAGTTCTCAGCAGTACCATACCTAGCCACGTTAATGAACTGCATGGTTTGGACACTCTACGGACTACCAATGGTACACCCTCACAGCACACTGGTGGTTACCATCAACGGTGCAGGATGTGTGGTTGAGATCATTTATCTCACACTTTTCTTAATCTATTCTGACCGCAAAAAAAGACTCAAAGTCTTCCTTGGTTTACTATTGGAGCTTATTTTCATTTCCCTTCTTTCATTTGTTTCGTTGACTATGATCCACACCGTTAATAAACGTTCGGCTGTTGTTGGAACTATTTGTATGCTCTTCAATATTGGCATGTATGCTTCACCCTTATCCATCATG AAAATGGTGATCAAGACTAAAAGCATTGAGTTTATGCCATTTTTCCTATCTTTGGCTTCATTTGGAAATGGCGTGTCTTGGACCATTTATGCTCTCATCCCTTTTGATCCATTCATTGCG ATACCAAATGGGATTGGAACAATGTTTGCAGTGGTACAACTGATTCTATATGCAACATATTACAAGTCAACAAAAGAGCAAATAGCAGCAAGAAAGAATAGTAAAGGGGAGATGAATCTGTCAGAATTAGTGGTAGTTGGCATTAGTAATGGTACTGCTACTGTCCAAGACAACCCTAACATCAGCAAGATAACTACTGCTCCTCCCATTGCTAAATGA